The genome window ATCTTAAGATTAAGTTTCTTGTTGCAAAATCTGATAACCATTTACCACTTTTTCATAATGCTTCCACAAGCTCATAATGCTTACACAAAATGGTTGTCATTACTTTTTGCTTGCTTGGATCCCACAGAGTATTTCCTGTGGTTTTTGTTGATTGAACCAGTTCAGTGTGGAGGATAGTGTGTTGGACATGAATGAATAAGGTCTGGATTCATGTGCTTGTTTTGGACTATCTCATGTTGTAAAGGTTTTTAAGTATGCACTGAAAATGTGCATGGGTGGGGAAGTAGGTTCATATATAGGCATTTGTGAAAATATCAGGTTTGGCTGCAGTTCCATATTAAGCTTAGACAGTAGCAAATCTGTATTTGTTGCAGTGTAATGTGTTGAATTGTCCTTAGCCATGAAGCTTGCATGGTGGACTTGCATATCACTGTCAAAGCCTTGCTGTCACatgttttatttaaacattttttcttgAACATGCAGTTTGAGGAGGAATTCTGTGATGCTTGCATATTGCATTTTGAGCACTTCTTATAAGTAAAAATTGTACTGTACTGACCCTTGTTTTTTGTGGTTCAAAAACCTACTTGATTTTCAGCATGTGTGCCAATGTGCTTGTGTGCCTCATCAGTGAATAAATATGCACATAGATAGCCCTGAACAAAAGTTGCGGGTTTGCTTGTTCAGATTCTTCATGGAATCTGGACAGTATTATTTCAAACAGTGGTGTTCTCAATTCAATAATCTTTTAATTAGGGGTTTGCTAATGCTGGTACGACAAGATCTAAAATTTGAATTTGGTAAAAACTCTTGCAGATGTTGTGTGTCATTTCAGAACTAATCTGTCCCCAggaagagttgttgttttttccatgtTTCTTCCTTTCAAGTTATAATAGCAAAGGAAGAAAACTGTCTTCGTACTAGCAGCTGTCATTGTGgggtggttttttgtttgttttgcaccaTGCAttacttaattatttttttcctacagGAAGAAACAAAACAATTTGTGAATCAGCAAAAAGCAGCCACACGTACTGACTCACGTGAAGATGAGATTTCACCCCCACCACCGATGAACCCAGTAGTTAAGGGTCGCCGAAGGCGTGGTGCTATCAGTGCAGAGGTTTATACAGAAGAGGATGCTGCATCCTATGTTAGAAAGGTGTTGTATCCAGCTATTCCAAAAACATTCTGTTCATTTCTCCCCATCCTTAGCCTGTTCATGCTCCCCGGCTACCGAGCCATCTTTAAATATGCatggaataatggttttgacaaaagcagtgctTGAAAATGTATGATAATTCTgatattcatttgggacttttTCTAATACAGAAGCGTACTATTTCCTCTTCTGCCGCATCACAACTGACTGCACTTTAATCTTTGTGGAAAAGTTTATAGAAagttaaaaattatttgtttctgTAGTTTTTAACCCAAGCTGCTTGTGTCATTCCCATTCTGTAGGTTATTCCAAAAGATTACAAAACTATGGCTGCTTTGGCAAAAGCTATTGAGAAAAATGTGCTCTTTGCTCATCTGGATGACAATGAAAGAAGGTAGGAAATCTTCTATTTGCTTCCTGTATCTCTTAAATAAAAGCTTGTAGAATTTAGTTTTTAACATACCATTCGAGTTATTGGTTGGCTATGACCTATGCTCTTGCTATTCGATACATACGTGCTACTGTGTTTTCTCTAGCAACTTCTGTGAATTTCATTGAACTAAGACTTTTAGATTCTGACTTCAGCAGCTTTAGGGTCAGGAAGTGGCAAGATGCCATGTTGATGCAGCATGGACACTATGGAGATGCAGAATTGGTATAAAGATATTTGTGGGCTGGACATGATGAGGAAAGAAGTCAGCAATATTGATGTCTGTATTTTACACAACCTGTATGTGTTAAACATGGAggtggttgttattattattcaatttaatatcccATTCTTCCCACTGGAGTGatctcagagcagctaacaatataaataaaatacaatttattaaATATCATAAAATACAAGTTATAAATTCATATAAAGATAGCACTAAAAACAAATCAAGGTTAGGCTAGCAGGACAACCTGTTTTACATTTTCAAGACCAGTGCTTGTGCAAGTGCCATACTGCTTGTCCTCACATCAGAATATATGGAACTGCCCTGCTTGGTCTTCAGtcattatttattgttgtttttgctattattattatttgtccaCAAGTTTCACTGAGACTCAGTGCAATCCAGTAAGGTGAATGTGGTGACCCTTCTTCCCACAGCCACCAAAAGTGACGTCCACTCTTTTTGTTTAAGTGCCACCTAATATTGGTTCCCTTAATTCTTTcccatatggtagctgccacccaggaaaatatttttttaaaagctctttatcTCTTGTTGGTAGCATGTATAAGCTTATAAGGCAAAGTTGATGGCTTCCATGGTCTTAGGGAAAATAGGGTGGGATCTCtatgtttcttcaaacaaagtaagactttatttataactgataggtaaccCCAAGGTTTCAGGCAaagtatttacaaaataaaaaaatcgaactgaggcaacaaatactttgaggacttcatTCAACATGAATTCACTCTGATACTTTCTCACAGCTTCTCTCATAGTTCCCTCAGAGTgtgtctttattttgtctaatCGTTTGTTAAGGCTCTGgaggattccgcatgagccaaaaacagtggtgtgaaaatggtgtaaacccttttacaccgttttaaaccattttacattgctttcacacttctgtttttggccaatgcagaatcctcctctgactttctctgtataccCTCTGACACACTGACTAATTCTCTCAGCACTGGATCTTTTCACTCAGAAGCTctaacacattctgccatgctcacacagagaTTTAACTTtctctgactagagttttgacactccctGTCCTTTCACTTTGAAATCCTGTCATCTTCTCCTCTCTCTGACTCTCTGACACATTCTGCCAGTTCAGCACAATCTTCCCATGTGCACACCCCAGAATCAAACAATCATATTACTCTCTCATCTCCCTCTCACCCCCCAATTCTCTTTCCCAGCTCTCAGTTTAAAATCATACGCGTGCACACACAGTCACTAAAACCATCTCATAACCAATGTAGTAGGACTACAGCAGTCCGAAACGAAACTCAAGCATTAGACATAATATGTTAAACAATGTAATATAAAAGCAAAGCAAGGAGAGCAGGATAATACTTGTGGGCAACATTTAATACATATTAGACTCAGTAGTATAGCTCTTAGTCCTGTTCCTTTTAAAGAAGTTTTCCCCAGAACTATGGGACTTTCTAAAAATGGTCTCCTGAACCACTCTGTTTTACATAGCTGGCAGAATAACAGAAGCACAggagccttcctgatctcctcaggcaggCTATTTCAACCATTATCCCACATGTCACTCACTCTGAACTCTTTTGCAGTGACATTTTTGATGCGATGTTTCCAGTTACCTATATTGCTGGTGAGACTGTGATACAGCAAGGCAAGTAATCATACTTTTTCTAATAGTACTTAAACTTTTCATTTAGTAAAAGTACCCAGTCTTATAAGCACTGAATGCGTGCAGTTGCAAGCCGCTCTACAGCTACAAAACGTTTGCTACAAAAATGCTGGGATAAATTCCAGGTAGAGAATTCAGAATGGTTTAGCTATGGTTTATCTTTGCCCAGTGTCACATGCTCTTTAACTTGCTTTTGTGCCTAAATGAACTTTCTTTGGATCCCTAACCTTTGAGATAGAGAGCTTTGCTTCAGATTTCTGAACTACCCAATAATATTTGTTCCTATCTTTTCAATGTGTGAATAGAGTGTTATTACTCATTTGCATGGATGTATTTTAGTgtaatgtttaaagtgttggtgtTTCAAATAATGCCAAGTATAAGATACAATTCAGTACATGCTGCTATAAGTATATGATAAGATTTACTACAAACTGCCAGAGGGTTTGTATGTGCACTTTCTAATTTTGTATGCTTGTAATAACTTactgtaaattgttttttttaatccctctGTAGGTGATGAAGGGGATAACTTCTATGTTGTTGATCAAGGAGAAATGGATGTAAGTTTTGCTAAATTGTATTAATTTATTACCCTTGGATGATTTCAGGATATAGGTTGGATTCAGTGATGCCTTCTTACAATGGAAGGCCATtgttggatccaatccattgtGCAGTAATGGAAAAGGGCATATGTACATATTGTTAAAGAAATATTGTGGGCTGGATTTCCTTCCCACCATATTAATACTTTTCTCTGCCTGTGTAAAATATGCATCTACTAATCTTTGAGTCCTTGAGTTGAGTCCTTGAGTTGACCACAACTGGATGTTGTGGTCAAATGTCCTGGCAAGATAGAAGTGATATTGATCAGGAAGGCTACTATCCCAGTGGAGATTTCATTGCCTACTTTTGATTGAATGTCTTTAGCGCTGGATGTTGCGGTGCTCTTGGATCTAGCCTTGCAGTAAAGAAAGGCCAGTAATGCTAGAGTGCCTCTTTCTAGTAGTTCCTTTCTCAAAAAAAGACAAGATTATTGTGACTTGCCTTAAGTGAGCTGTCCTGGAAGACCCCTACAACTATAAATGTTTGACAGAAATCAGCTGGATTATCTTTGTTAGTATATCAGTATTAGATAAATTACAGTGGTTAGCAATTTGTTCCAGGTTTAGTTCAGAGTGCTGTTTTTGAAGTCCTTTAAGGTTTAGGACCCACATTCTTGAAGGACGGCTGCTCCCCTTACATGCTTGGGCAAATCTTAtgatcttcctttccttctttctttaagAGAAGATGAGACAGCCTGGTAAGAATGTTTTCTGTGGCAGCTATCCCTGATGCAGCATGCTGCTGAATAAAGTGAGCTgtattttcctttctgttggtCAGAAAGAAATGCAGGACTGAGTTTTTATAAAGTCCTTTGACTGTATGTGTTTTATATTGATTCTTTTGAATGCTTTTAAGTGTTGAACACAGAAACAGTGTGGCTCTTGAAATCACTATGGACTTATTTTAgcaaaagcagtataaaaatatatttaaatatttggtcAAGATACCTGCTTGTCAGACTAAACTGAAATTTCAGAATAAAAGATCTAGATTCAAATAAACTTGGAAGGAATTCTTTTCAGAATTTCTTTCAGTTTAATACCTGTTTTATTAGCTTATTTTTCCATTCTCACAGATATATACaagcaataaaaacatttaaaaattaatgtaGTTGCTGACATTATTTAGTTCATCCTTTTGAAGTGATTTACTTTAAGTATTATTATTCAGGCTTTTCCAGTGTGAATAAAACCTTTCTGCCTCCTTGCGTGTCACCTTCTTAGGTATATGTGAACAATGAATGGGCCACCAGTGTTGGAGAAGGGGGCAGCTTTGGTGAACTTGCACTGATCTATGGTACACCCAGAGCAGCAACTGTCAAAGCAAAAACCAATGTGAAACTGTGGGGTATTGATAGAGATAGTTACAGAAGAATCCTTATGGTAAGTGCTCTATGTTTTTGAGAGGAAATTATATAGTTGGATGTTTTTGTGAGTATATTTGTGCTTCAGTTGAATTATTTTTAAGCTTTGAATTGTCTTTAACTTGTCTTGACAGAGGACCCAAGAAATCCCTTTTGTCCTCCCCTGCTTTTATTGTACCATGTTCCGTTTATCCACCTACTCTGgttcccacttttcttcctgccACCCTTGTTATATCCCGTTTCCATCCCCCACTTTTCTGCTGTGAATCCACTTTGTTTCTTCCCCTTAATCTactctgcttcttttcttttttgttttgatatACCCTCTTTCTCCACCCTGCACCTCCTGCTGGCAATTGAGGCAAGGAAGGCCTGCTATGATTTTTAGATATTTAGATTTTGGGCAGTTAGGACATGATCCAGTCagcattaaatacattaaaatccactGTTTCAGTTAGACAAATGTAGGCACGTGCTTAAATGTTTAAGTATGTTTGGTTGTGGCCTATTTAAATATGGTTATTAGTTCAAGCTAATTACAATTGAAAACATGAATTTGTTTGCTAATATTGATAACCCCTCTTTAGAAGAATTCTGCCACTTGTTACAAAGGATAAATATGAACTGCATTTTGTGAAAGGAATAGTAATAGTGTCATGTTTAGAACTTGGTTACTTTGTTTCATGCTAGGTTTTTTTGTTGCTAACAAGatgctttcttttcctgttttgcaTTTATGGATTATTAAAGTGTAATATAATAGTTTTAAGTTTCTTAACAGTAGATGTTTGAATGAAAACTGCAATGTAGGTCATCAAAACAGCAtctggaatttattttaaaattataacattACCTAAAGCTGAGGCATGTCCAAACCAACAAACTTAACAACCTCAGGCATAAGAATTTGTACTGAAAGGAGATGGTAGCCATATTAGGAGACCAGGAAAAAATGACGACAATTGAGTTTTGAAAAGCTGATAGGTGGAGAAGAATCCCAACATGACCTCAAGCAGAATGCAATTAAAACCGCTGTGATAGGTCACAGGATTCCAGAGATATGGATATATTGGCCATTTTGGAATAATCAGGgggtctgaatttaaaaaaaatgggggataaTCCTTAGGGaccactgagcagaatgcagttaaaaccgtTGTGATAGCCCAAGGGTTTCTAGAGATACAAGTAGTTTTatctgtggcagtcattttaaaATTGGGACTTTTTTCTACAGTGAAAACTCACTTCCTCTGAACAAcacagaactgcatttttatcttttggtgggacataGATGTCATAAGGCTGATAGTAATCAGTTATGGTAGTTAAAATCTTTAGCTGCTTCTACGGCTTGTAAATATACTCTGAAATACtatagaagaaaaataatgtacAGATTTGTCTTTGCTCTCTTTCTAGGGAAGCACattgagaaagagaaagatgtaTGAAGAATTTCTAAGTAAAGTGTCAATATTGGGTGAGTGAAGTATTTCCCAGTAAAATGGCAATGTTGCATGCGTGAGAACGTTTGCCTTCTGATATGACGTAAATAAATATCACACCTGCATTGCAGTGTTGTTGTTCTGTTAGACTGTACTTGTATTATAAAGTGGGGTTTTCAATATGGATCTAGAGAGAGAACTGCAAAACTCTTCAAGTGCCTGGTCACCACTAGTACTGAAAAGTATTCCTTAGTGACTGGCTCAagttgcagaagaaggcaaaagcAAGTTTATACTTGACTGTGTGCTGTTGCCTCTAGAACATGGTGGCTGCTGCTCTTTTCTCCTGTCAGTTATTGCATTAGAATAGGTTGCTGTGTCAATGGAGATGTGGGTGGGAGTTTCATATCTCCATGTGTGTTGCCAGAATTATAGACCTTCAAATGAAACTAAGAGCTGAACATTTTTAATATCTAGAATCCCTGGATAAATGGGAGCGTCTTACAGTGGCTGATGCTTTAGAACCGGTGCAGTTTGAGGATGGCCAGAAGATTGTAGTTCAGGGAGAGCCAGGAGATGAGTTCTTCATTATACTTGAGGTGAGCAGAAGTAACAAAGTTGTGCTGCATATTATTCTAGTGGAATTTGTCTTGGTTTCTTTTATTTCTTGTGTCTGTAACTTTAAAATCCACCCAGTACTGGTAtaaattctggtttttaaaaaaaacgtacTTGTGAGCAGTGTTCGAAATTCCATAAGCATGAAGAAAGTTATCAAAgccccattctcccccccccccaaaaaaaaaaaaacttaggctCATGTCTGAATATAGTCTAGAAGTACAGAATGTTGAGAGCCACTGAATTTCAGCTAAGGAGGGGGAAATTGTAGTTGATTAATCCACCCTGAGTTGTTCGCAAGTCCCCAGCTTGTATTTATCTATGTGGCTAATTCTTTCCTATAGAACAGAAAATCAGTACACAAACCCAGCAGAGGTGCTCATGCATAAATGAATGCTAAATTTAATTGGAACATCTACATTTGTGTAGTGTGTAAAATCATTAATCTCCCTTTCTGGGTACCCCTTTTTTACAGCTAATGGGACCAAGGTAGGCCAAGCTGCTTAATAGGATTATAAGTCTGTGAAAGTGTCATGAAAACTGATGACATTGCTCCAGCTTCCATTTGCAAACTTTATCAATGCTATAATTCATTTAGGGCACAGCTGCCGTGTTACAGCGCAGGTCAGAGCATGAAGAATTTGTTGAAGTGGGCAGGCTTGCACCTTCTGATTATTTTGGTGAGTCCTCTAAATTTACAGTATTGTTTGAAATTTAAAATTTAGTTATATAGACTGCATGATACATATTATAGAAATGCTGTCCACTTCTACGTTTTGCTTTGCCCCACATCATAAGGCTCTCATAAGCTCCCACGGTCCTGTATACTTCTCGGGATGGTGCATGAATTAGCAGTATCTGGCCAGTGAGGAAACGTTGCAACTGACATTATTCAACCCTAAACACCCAAGTTGCTGTGAGAAATCAGTGTACATAATTTCAGTGGGTGGGTAAGAAAATTTGAATGAAGTCTGGAACAAAATTTCCGATGAATTTATGACATAACTGTCATATATAGTACATATTTAATAATATGACATAGCAGGCTTTGATGTTAATGAGCTTTAGGGTACTGGAGAAGCTAAAACTTTGAGTTGGACTACATAATTTCCACAGTGACAAGCTGTAGCTTGCTGCATCCAAATAATTGCAGTGTATTAATAACCTGCTGTTTTATTAATATTGCTTATaagtgtgagagccagcatgaggtagtggccaaggtgtcagactaggagctgggaaacccaggttcagattTCCACTCCcaccatggaagctggctgggtgaccttgggccagtcacatactgtcagccttgaccctggctagtgtttggatgggagacctccaaggaagaccaggattgtgacgtggaggctggcaacggtagaccacctccaaacatctcttgccttgaaaaccctacgaagttgccataagtcagctgtggcttcatGGCAAAAAGGTAAATTAATAACAAGAGAATGAAAGGTTTCTTACAAGATTGGAAATGGAGCTGCCTTGATCTTGCCTTAAAAGTACCTCTCAAGTTAAGTTATAATAGAAGGCTTGTCTGTTTTTGTTTACTCTTAAATAATCAGTTTTTCTATTGCTTGGTCTGAAACTACCTTGGAATATACATAGTTAAACACTGTGGCTTTTTGTTCCTGTAGGTGAAATAGCTCTCTTGATGAACCGTCCTCGTGCTGCCACTGTTGTTGCCCGTGGCCCGTTGAAATGTGTAAAGCTTGACCGACCCCGATTTGAGCGTGTCTTGGGTCCGTGCTCAGATATTCTCAAACGAAACATCCAGCAGTACAACAGTTTTGTTTCACTGTCTGTCTGAGGTCTCCTTCCTTCTCAATACATGCTTCACAAATGCAGACTGCTTCATTACTCTTGTGCAGAGCCACATGGCCACTGGCTATTGCAGCTTCCTGTCTGTTTGGGGGAGGAAAACATTTGCTCTTCATGGCACCATTTTAAATTTTACAGCATTAGTTTGGTGCTCCCAGTcccattttaaataaacagaaagtTACAAGGAGATGTTTGCTGTTACTGTTTCTCCCTGTGCAATGTACAGTGTCCAACAGGGGCAATGACTGTCATTCCTTTTTGGTGGGGATATCTCCTGGCACCAAGGTTATTGCCATAGAGTAAGGATGTAACAGTGAAGAGTTAAAAGGCATACATTTCTCAACTGGTGAATCCTACATTTCTTAAGTTGTGGTCATTTTCTACTGTACTTCTCTTAGAGAGGGACAACGTAAATGTTATGGTTATCTTTGGTTTGGTTTGCTGAGATCACTTCCTAGTAAAATCAGAGTTAGAAGTTTGAGAATTCAGTGCGCCTGTACCTATCTCAGTTGGTTCAAGGCATCTTGGTTATTAACTTTTTTGAGAAAAAGCTTCCGTTTTGGCAAAAACGCTACCACTGTTGCTCGTATTTGCCACGGCAGACCTTTTTTGCCTGTTCTCAGTTGTGAATGTTCATATATTTGCCCTTCTAATTTTTTCTGTTCAGATACTCAGAAGCTAACCAGTGGGTTAAACACCGGAATATAACTGTCAGTGCACACTGGCATAAGAATTACATTGCTCCCTAGTTAGTGCCAAATAGCACACCCCTTGTGCTGAATGTAGAACAGGAATCTGAAGGGCTCatcctttgtttttgcttttcttcGTATCTCTTCTAAGACTTGCTTCGCTGGAACCTGAGAATTAACTGGTTCTCTTCTCATAGCTGACATTAAGTGCAGGATAAAATACACCATCTCAGTTAGAAAGATTAGAAAGAAAGGCTGTGTAGTTCATGTGCAAGACAGAAAGCAGAAGATCAGTTTCCTATCAAACTTTATGTCGTTATTGAGAATCTCTTGTTCAATCAGAAGTTTTATTAACTTCTAGCCTTTTTAGAACAGTTTCATTTTGAACAAccaagttttcattttattttgctttgcccAGGATTCTCATGTTGACCTGTCAGGACAAGAACTGTTTATGGAAAGGGTAACCCTCTTGTCAAGTCTGAAATGTGTTTCAGTATTTACCAGGTTTGTGTCACAATATTCTGTGTGCACCCAGTGCTGCCCATTAGCTTTATGGAATGTCACAGTTGGATAATGTAGGTGATTGAGTTTCCTTATAAAACGTAAATTGTCTAAAACTAGAGTAGGGTTTTGTTTGGGAGTGACAGCAAGTATTTTGCATTagttttgcagttttgttatGACTCCAACTCCCACTACTTCCCATATCTTTTTTCCAGACAGTTGTACCTGGTATACACTTTTCTGACTTGTTGGCTGTTGGAAGAATGTTTGCTAATCATATTTAAAGTTTGAGAATTAGGCGCCTTAGAATAAGAAACTATAGGAAGCTGTTGATATGTCCACAATTCTAGGTAAGGATGAACTATAAAATTTGTATTGTGAATTCCTTGTATTTGTCCTAAAGACCTTAGCAAGATGAGGATTTCCATCTGTACTCCTCAGGAGTCCATACATGcttttttctcaatttttatTCAGTTTGAATCTatccagggatttttttttctgtatacgTTTGTTACTTCTGAATCTTGATTTGATCCTTGTTGCagcaccaaaaaagaaaaaaaaagattttaaatttGTGTAAGCTAGTTAGAGCACCACAAAATGCACATTTTTATAAGGCTTTCTAATCAAGTTTCACTACTGCGTCTTTTTAGCTTGCTGTTTACTCCCTTTTGTAGTTTTGCCGACAAGATTTTAAGATGAACCAGCTACGTCTGAGTTAAATATTAATCACAGTTAAAGCTTTACCTTTGTGTGCAATTTAAACATGTTTGAATCCACAGTTGGTATAGTTTGCCTTAGCTAACATTCAGGGCTTTAGAGGTAATCTTTCTTGCTAGGCCACCTTAGCAGATTTTAAAATCTACTGCCCTAGAGTGCTATAGTCAACCAGAGGACCATTTTTGTATTGTTACCTGACTATAAGTCTGACTTACTGTATGTGCTAATATATTCCTTTTGTTATAGATTGTCCTATTGGCAGGTAAAGCAATAAAATGATTTAAATTCTTAAATGTAATCAGTGTCTCATTTTTCATTTCCCTGCAAACTATTTTGGAACCAGACGTATATTTGATCATGCCCTTCCTGCATCCTAGTTCAGTATTGCTCTGACTGAGAGGTGTTTCCCTAACCTGGCATTTAAATTAAATGGTTTGCAAACAGTTTCTTGTAGCTAGGTAGGTAATGTCTGGATTTAAAATCTATTAGCATGGAGTACTGAAAGCACTGTTCTAGATCCCTTCAACTATTTATTTggtatattttttaaatcttgcatGTTTTTTTCCTATTAAGTCTGAAGaccattttgtatttttctggATTAACATCTTCCTGTTGATACCTGAATCTAACCGAGTAGATTTCCCCTACATTGCTAATTGGTACCTTTGATTCTTCAAAGAAAGCAGCCATGGGTGCCAGCATTCATAAGTGTTAGTGGCTGCTTCCTTCTTGTGCAGAATGAAAGCTCCCTGTACTGTTTCTGGAAATATCTTTATTTAATGGAAGTAACTTgtgagcaaaaaaataaataaatctgaaaatgGAAATTTAGCATAGCAAATGTTTGTGGATATTATAGGTATAATTTCAAAGGGTCAAGTTGGTATGCATTTACACAGTGTTTTTGATGTGATTCTGGAAGTAGAATTAACCTTTTTGGATGGCATTCTAATTTTTCACCTCCTCTAGCCTGTGGAGACAAAAATCCCATGAGAAAAAGACAACAGAAATGCTAGAGGTATTACTGGTTAGTCTAATTCCAGGATGTCCTCATTAGTCTAGGATTTCCTCATATTTTCTGTGTGTGTTAGATATGGTCCATTGTTTGGTTAACAGTCATGATTTGGGCCCAGTGGGAAGAGTCTGAACACCTGGCGACATAGAATTGTTGATGTTGGGAAGGTGCAGATCTGGTTACTGGTCTGGATAAAGACAGCTGGGAACCCTGTGTAAAAACAGGATGTAGCTATCATATTTTTGTAAGTTCCCTTCCAAAATTCTGAACCAAACAAAATTTCTGAACCAAATTTCATAACAGCCCAAAATTGGttcagaattttaattttaactttacGTAAACCAGTAATTTTGTGAAAACCCAAATGCTTGGGTGTTAAGTATATTAATCAATTTGGGTCCACACAACAATACTTTTAGCAAGTGAAAaggttgtaatttttaaaaagtctaggcagtttggattttttttcaaataatgaaCACTTGAAGGGAGGGATGTATCAAAACTAGATGTGTATTTTACACATCTCTTCATCAGTGCAGCCTCTGTACAAAATAAGTATAAGATTGCCCTTGGCTGCTAAGAAGTCATCAGTAGAACTGTGCTGCTAAGAAGTCATCAGTAGAAGGAGCTGTACCACAACACTTGTCAGAGTACATTTCTTGTTTTATAATCCACACAGAGAAGGAACTAATCCCAAGATGAACATGAGGAATATCCATGAAATGTGTAATGCTGAACAGACAAATGCAAGTGAAAGA of Sphaerodactylus townsendi isolate TG3544 linkage group LG03, MPM_Stown_v2.3, whole genome shotgun sequence contains these proteins:
- the PRKAR1A gene encoding cAMP-dependent protein kinase type I-alpha regulatory subunit: MAASASSTSEEERSLRECEHYVQKHNIQPLLKDCIVQLCTVRPERPMAFLREYFERLEKEETKQFVNQQKAATRTDSREDEISPPPPMNPVVKGRRRRGAISAEVYTEEDAASYVRKVIPKDYKTMAALAKAIEKNVLFAHLDDNERSDIFDAMFPVTYIAGETVIQQGDEGDNFYVVDQGEMDVYVNNEWATSVGEGGSFGELALIYGTPRAATVKAKTNVKLWGIDRDSYRRILMGSTLRKRKMYEEFLSKVSILESLDKWERLTVADALEPVQFEDGQKIVVQGEPGDEFFIILEGTAAVLQRRSEHEEFVEVGRLAPSDYFGEIALLMNRPRAATVVARGPLKCVKLDRPRFERVLGPCSDILKRNIQQYNSFVSLSV